In Streptomyces sp. NBC_01381, a genomic segment contains:
- a CDS encoding aminoglycoside phosphotransferase family protein — MTMHDDQVDLTTETVSALIEEQFPQWSGKAIQLVSSTGTVNAIFRIGNDLSARFPLRLADAAEALAVLEQEAQASAELAQVSRFPAPEPVALGEPGAGCPMPWSVQTWLPGTVAFDADPSGSDAFAEDLAAFIAALREAETRGRLFSGEGRGGVLTHHDDWMAKCFEESEGLLDVRRLRQVWSHFRELPRTGADVMSHGDLIPGNVLVAGGRLSGVLDTGGFGPADPALDLVSAWHLLQPGPREVLRRALVCDDLEWERGKAWAFQQAMGVVWYYVESNPPMSRLGRRTLDRILESME, encoded by the coding sequence ATGACCATGCACGATGACCAAGTGGACCTGACCACCGAAACCGTTTCGGCTTTGATCGAGGAACAGTTCCCTCAGTGGAGCGGCAAGGCGATCCAACTCGTGTCGTCGACCGGGACGGTCAACGCCATCTTCCGCATCGGGAACGACCTTTCTGCGCGTTTCCCACTGCGTCTGGCCGATGCCGCCGAGGCGCTGGCGGTTCTGGAACAGGAAGCCCAGGCGAGCGCGGAGCTGGCGCAGGTGTCTCGGTTCCCCGCCCCGGAACCCGTCGCCTTGGGAGAGCCTGGAGCGGGTTGCCCCATGCCGTGGTCGGTCCAGACATGGCTGCCGGGAACGGTCGCCTTTGATGCCGACCCGAGTGGGTCGGACGCTTTTGCCGAGGACCTTGCGGCATTCATCGCAGCTCTTCGGGAGGCCGAGACGCGGGGGCGGCTCTTCAGTGGCGAGGGTCGTGGCGGCGTTCTCACTCACCACGACGATTGGATGGCGAAGTGTTTCGAGGAGAGCGAGGGGCTGCTCGACGTGCGCCGGCTCCGCCAGGTGTGGAGCCATTTTCGGGAGTTGCCACGCACAGGTGCCGACGTGATGAGCCATGGTGACTTGATTCCCGGCAATGTACTGGTCGCGGGAGGCCGGCTCAGCGGCGTACTCGACACCGGCGGCTTCGGCCCGGCCGATCCCGCGCTGGATCTGGTCAGTGCCTGGCACCTGTTGCAGCCAGGCCCGCGGGAAGTGCTCCGGCGGGCATTGGTCTGTGACGATCTGGAGTGGGAGCGCGGCAAGGCGTGGGCGTTCCAACAGGCGATGGGTGTTGTCTGGTACTACGTCGAGAGCAATCCGCCGATGAGCAGACTGGGGCGCCGGACACTCGACCGCATTCTGGAGTCGATGGAGTGA
- a CDS encoding PadR family transcriptional regulator: MRNHGHEHEHGRGHCGPGREGRGGFEGRRAAFGPFGPGFGGPGGPWGGGRGGRGGPRGRARRGDVRASILALLKDRPMHGYEMIQEIAERSGGAWKPSPGSVYPTLQLLEDEGLISSASEGGKKLFSLTDAGREAAEEGPDAPWEEAGRGVDWETLNEIRQAGFGLMEAFGQVWKTGSKEQREKAVTVINDARKKLYLILADED, translated from the coding sequence ATGCGTAACCACGGACATGAACACGAGCACGGGCGTGGCCACTGCGGCCCCGGTCGTGAGGGTCGGGGTGGTTTTGAGGGGCGGCGCGCGGCGTTCGGTCCCTTTGGCCCCGGCTTCGGCGGGCCCGGTGGGCCTTGGGGCGGCGGGCGCGGCGGCAGGGGTGGTCCCCGGGGCAGGGCGCGGCGCGGCGATGTGCGTGCGTCGATCCTGGCCCTCCTGAAGGACCGGCCGATGCACGGCTACGAAATGATCCAGGAGATCGCCGAGCGCAGCGGCGGGGCATGGAAGCCCAGCCCTGGTTCGGTCTACCCCACCCTCCAGCTCCTGGAGGACGAGGGCCTGATCAGCAGCGCGAGCGAGGGCGGCAAGAAGCTCTTCTCGCTCACCGACGCCGGACGCGAGGCGGCCGAGGAGGGTCCCGACGCCCCCTGGGAAGAGGCCGGGCGCGGGGTCGACTGGGAGACGCTGAACGAGATCCGGCAGGCCGGCTTCGGTCTGATGGAGGCGTTCGGCCAGGTCTGGAAGACCGGCAGCAAGGAGCAGCGCGAGAAGGCGGTCACGGTCATCAACGACGCCCGTAAGAAGCTGTATCTGATCCTCGCCGATGAGGACTGA
- a CDS encoding TnsA-like heteromeric transposase endonuclease subunit, whose protein sequence is MALDFDPSVISLASQPFSLAWWDGERDRQHTPDHFARLADRTGVLVDVRPESLVDEEAAEVFAFTARVCTTVGWQFRLVGDLGQPFQANLRRLARYRQHAGRSGSSPGGRGLRRPGHQ, encoded by the coding sequence ATGGCCCTGGACTTCGACCCTTCCGTGATCTCCCTGGCCTCACAGCCCTTCAGCCTGGCCTGGTGGGATGGCGAACGGGATCGTCAGCACACCCCGGACCATTTCGCACGGCTGGCCGACCGCACCGGCGTGCTGGTCGATGTGCGGCCGGAGAGCCTCGTCGACGAGGAGGCCGCCGAGGTCTTCGCGTTCACCGCACGGGTTTGCACGACGGTGGGGTGGCAGTTCCGGCTGGTCGGGGATTTGGGGCAGCCGTTCCAAGCGAATCTGCGCCGGCTGGCGCGCTACCGGCAGCATGCTGGTCGATCAGGTTCATCTCCAGGCGGCCGTGGACTTCGCCGTCCTGGGCACCAGTGA
- a CDS encoding CPBP family intramembrane glutamic endopeptidase, giving the protein MQAEPGSLAGSFRPEEPSRRIFRDETLLVLALSLGASGVSALISFVGSVTKPGGLKDQAATMNASAAPGRPWLDLAWQLFGITTALVPVALVAHFLLREGAGLRTIGFDRSRPWPDLGRGAAIAAVIGSTGIAFYLAARGLGFNLTVVPEDLPDVWWKYPVLVLSAVQNAVLEEVIVVGYLLRRCGQLGWTPMAALVGSSVLRGSYHLYQGIGGFIGNMAMGVVFVLLYRRWGRVGPLVVAHALLDIGAFVGYALLAGKVGWLPTP; this is encoded by the coding sequence GTGCAAGCGGAGCCCGGGTCGTTGGCTGGTTCTTTTCGACCGGAAGAGCCATCGCGGCGGATCTTCCGGGACGAGACGCTGCTCGTCCTGGCGCTCTCACTCGGCGCGAGCGGTGTGTCCGCGCTGATCAGCTTTGTCGGATCGGTCACCAAACCGGGCGGTCTGAAGGACCAGGCGGCGACGATGAACGCGTCGGCCGCGCCGGGGCGTCCCTGGCTTGATCTCGCGTGGCAATTGTTCGGAATTACGACCGCGTTGGTGCCCGTGGCGCTGGTGGCGCACTTTCTGCTGCGGGAGGGCGCCGGGCTGCGGACGATCGGTTTCGACCGGAGCCGCCCGTGGCCCGATCTGGGGCGCGGGGCGGCGATCGCGGCGGTGATCGGCAGCACCGGGATCGCCTTCTATCTGGCGGCTCGAGGGCTGGGGTTCAACCTCACCGTTGTGCCGGAGGATCTGCCCGACGTGTGGTGGAAGTACCCGGTCCTCGTGCTCTCCGCGGTGCAGAACGCGGTGCTTGAGGAAGTGATCGTCGTCGGCTATCTGCTGCGCAGGTGCGGGCAGTTGGGGTGGACGCCGATGGCCGCACTGGTCGGCAGCTCGGTGCTGCGCGGCTCCTACCACCTCTACCAGGGCATCGGCGGGTTCATCGGCAACATGGCGATGGGCGTGGTCTTCGTGCTGCTCTACCGCAGGTGGGGGCGGGTCGGTCCGCTGGTGGTGGCCCATGCGCTGCTGGATATCGGGGCGTTCGTCGGGTACGCGCTGCTCGCCGGCAAGGTGGGGTGGCTGCCGACGCCGTAG
- a CDS encoding substrate-binding and VWA domain-containing protein, which produces MGRHSLPDEHGTVAPDPRPRTRGRTVAIATALVLAVAAGTAFAVRSDLLSFGGSCSEDAVRLNVVAAPDISPALRAAADDAREKQVMSDGHCIDVRVTARDSYKVADELRAGKGDPEYDVWVPDSDLWVQRVGLGGKQTKVAPAGNIASSPVGMAMVPSAAESLGWPKKTYAWPELAGAAMKGDKLRLGAADPARSATGLLALAKLSASAKKSGGAEGDTQAAGMAKALSARTADSDGQLLDTLARDGSGTEQGNPRRNQALILSEQAAFRHNASAGEENSLDMFYPKDGSPRLDYPYTLVEEDRLSTDQSRAALRFMTLFSDDDGRAILEKNGFRTDPEQVSEKLVTAAGGRTPQPYTDEAAEQPSDKQLQETLGMWTITVQSARLSTVVDVSDSMSEWVPGREQTRMEVTKSSLLQALAGFTDEDEIGLWEFATGLDGERDYRKLVPTERLGDRKGDGTQRDKISEAFSDLEPIPGGATGLYDTTLAAYKEATSTYANGKFNALVVLTDGANQDPGSISRSSLISQLQELTDPKRRVPLIAIAVGPNADKEEVKQIAEATGGSGHQVDDPAQIHAVILKAIMEAGSQG; this is translated from the coding sequence ATGGGACGTCACAGCTTGCCCGATGAGCACGGAACGGTCGCACCCGACCCACGACCGCGCACCCGCGGCCGCACCGTGGCCATCGCGACGGCGCTCGTCCTGGCGGTCGCCGCGGGCACCGCGTTCGCCGTCCGCAGCGACCTGCTCTCCTTCGGCGGATCGTGCAGCGAGGACGCGGTCCGGCTGAATGTCGTCGCCGCACCGGACATCTCCCCCGCGCTGCGCGCGGCCGCCGACGACGCCCGCGAGAAGCAGGTCATGTCCGACGGGCACTGCATCGACGTACGCGTCACCGCCCGCGATTCGTACAAGGTGGCCGACGAACTCCGGGCGGGCAAGGGCGATCCGGAGTACGACGTATGGGTGCCGGACTCCGACCTGTGGGTGCAGCGCGTCGGGCTCGGCGGCAAGCAGACCAAGGTGGCCCCCGCGGGGAACATCGCGTCGTCACCGGTCGGCATGGCCATGGTGCCGTCCGCCGCCGAGTCCCTTGGCTGGCCCAAGAAGACGTACGCCTGGCCGGAGTTGGCCGGCGCTGCGATGAAGGGCGACAAGCTGCGGCTCGGCGCCGCCGACCCGGCGCGCAGCGCGACCGGGCTGCTGGCCCTCGCCAAACTGAGCGCGTCGGCAAAGAAGTCGGGCGGCGCGGAGGGCGACACCCAGGCGGCCGGCATGGCCAAGGCGCTGTCCGCACGGACCGCCGACAGCGACGGCCAGCTCCTGGACACGCTGGCCCGCGACGGCTCGGGCACCGAGCAGGGCAACCCGCGCCGCAACCAGGCGCTGATCCTCTCCGAGCAGGCCGCTTTCCGGCACAACGCGTCGGCGGGCGAGGAGAACAGCCTCGACATGTTCTATCCGAAGGACGGCTCACCGCGCCTCGACTACCCCTACACGCTGGTCGAGGAGGACCGTCTCTCCACGGACCAGAGCCGGGCGGCCCTGCGCTTCATGACGCTGTTCAGCGACGACGACGGGCGCGCGATCCTGGAGAAGAACGGCTTCAGGACCGACCCCGAGCAGGTGTCGGAGAAGCTCGTCACGGCCGCCGGCGGCCGCACGCCGCAGCCGTACACGGACGAGGCGGCCGAGCAGCCATCGGACAAGCAGCTCCAGGAGACACTCGGCATGTGGACGATCACGGTCCAAAGTGCCCGGCTCAGCACGGTCGTCGACGTGTCGGACTCCATGAGCGAGTGGGTGCCGGGCCGCGAGCAGACCCGCATGGAGGTCACCAAGTCCTCGCTCCTGCAGGCGCTCGCGGGGTTCACCGACGAGGACGAGATCGGGCTCTGGGAGTTCGCCACCGGGCTCGACGGCGAGCGCGACTACCGCAAGCTCGTGCCGACCGAGCGGCTCGGCGACCGCAAGGGCGACGGCACCCAACGGGACAAGATCTCCGAGGCGTTCAGCGATCTGGAGCCCATACCGGGCGGTGCGACCGGTCTGTACGACACGACCCTCGCCGCGTACAAGGAGGCGACGTCGACGTACGCGAACGGCAAGTTCAACGCGCTGGTGGTGCTCACCGACGGCGCCAACCAGGACCCCGGCTCCATCTCGCGCAGCAGCCTCATCTCCCAGCTGCAGGAGCTCACCGACCCCAAGCGCCGTGTTCCGCTCATCGCGATCGCCGTCGGCCCGAACGCGGACAAGGAAGAGGTCAAGCAGATCGCGGAGGCGACCGGCGGATCGGGTCACCAGGTCGACGACCCGGCACAGATCCACGCGGTCATCCTCAAGGCCATCATGGAGGCGGGCAGCCAGGGCTGA
- a CDS encoding PhzF family phenazine biosynthesis protein: MPTSHRIRVVDAFTDRPFAGNPAGVLLLDAFPDDAWLQHVAAEINHAETAFAHRLPPHGEADWALRWFTPTTEVDLCGHATLATAHVLHTTAAATGPVRLATRSGVLITTAHDDGTITMDFPTAPLTPAEIPDGVAEALGAQPLTAYDTGAHLGDLLVELADEKTVRALTPDHKALVQHSERGIIATARAEDPTRGYDFVSRCFFPRVGIDEDPVTGSAHTALAPFWSQRIGRTELTGLQASARSGLVRTELRGERTLLTGSAVTVIEGELHA; the protein is encoded by the coding sequence ATGCCGACCTCTCACCGCATTCGCGTCGTCGACGCCTTCACCGACCGCCCCTTCGCCGGCAACCCGGCAGGTGTCCTGCTCCTCGACGCCTTCCCGGACGACGCCTGGCTCCAGCACGTGGCCGCAGAGATCAACCACGCCGAGACGGCCTTCGCCCACCGCCTCCCCCCGCACGGCGAAGCCGACTGGGCTCTGCGGTGGTTCACACCCACCACCGAGGTCGACCTCTGCGGCCACGCCACCCTCGCCACCGCCCATGTCCTGCACACCACGGCGGCCGCCACCGGTCCCGTGCGCCTCGCCACCCGCAGCGGCGTCCTCATCACCACCGCGCACGACGACGGCACCATCACCATGGACTTCCCGACCGCCCCGCTCACGCCGGCCGAGATCCCCGACGGCGTCGCCGAAGCCCTGGGCGCCCAGCCCCTCACCGCGTACGACACCGGAGCGCACCTCGGTGACCTGCTCGTCGAGCTCGCCGACGAGAAGACGGTGCGCGCACTGACCCCCGACCACAAGGCTCTCGTCCAGCACTCCGAGCGCGGCATCATCGCGACCGCACGCGCCGAAGACCCCACCCGCGGCTACGACTTCGTCTCCCGCTGCTTCTTCCCGCGCGTCGGCATCGACGAGGACCCGGTGACGGGCAGCGCCCACACGGCCCTGGCCCCCTTCTGGTCCCAGCGCATCGGCCGCACGGAACTGACCGGCCTGCAGGCCTCGGCCCGCAGCGGCCTCGTCCGCACCGAACTGCGCGGCGAGCGCACCCTCCTTACGGGCAGCGCGGTCACGGTCATCGAGGGCGAACTGCACGCCTGA
- a CDS encoding DUF5999 family protein gives MCQHQPPCPTADSADREAALLTASHPEQGWSLLCNGVLLFEDTGELLPDGQIIAPHRPLGTDEIMTAA, from the coding sequence ATGTGCCAGCACCAACCACCGTGCCCGACAGCCGACTCCGCCGACCGGGAAGCCGCGCTCCTCACGGCGAGCCACCCGGAGCAGGGCTGGAGCCTGCTGTGCAACGGCGTCCTGCTCTTCGAGGACACCGGTGAGCTGCTGCCGGACGGCCAGATCATCGCCCCGCACCGACCGCTGGGCACCGACGAGATCATGACGGCCGCCTGA
- a CDS encoding glutamate--cysteine ligase — protein sequence MGEKVVAGTFDLSERNRYRSKLRECLAGLRRLLDEERFDRPKNLMGVEIELNIAGPDGMPRMMNAQVLERIASRDFQTELGMFNLEVNIAPHRLGGRVLDRLAEELRTGLAYAHRKANEVNAGIVMIGILPTLAHHDLVSGNLSDVDRYALLNEQIVAARGEEFALDITGVERLTCTSTSIAPEAACTSVQLHLQVTPGRFADVWNAAQCVAAAQIAVGANAPFLFGRELWRESRPPLFLQSTDTRPPELQAQGVRPRTWFGERWISDAYELFEENLRYFPALLPLMDDEDPLEALDDGRVPSLAELVLHNGTVYRWNRPVYGIADGVPHLRVENRVLPAGPTVTDVIANAAFYYGLVRALAEETRPVWSRLPFEAAADNFDTACRHGIEARLKWPRRGRYGGIVEVPAVSLVRDELLPLAAAGLDAWGVEPADRDFYLGVIEERCRRRVNGASWQAATYHQALETGLEREAALAATTRRYAELMHSGDPVHTWPVGLPEPAVLS from the coding sequence ATGGGGGAGAAGGTCGTGGCAGGAACGTTTGACCTGTCCGAGCGGAACCGGTACCGAAGCAAGCTCAGGGAGTGTCTCGCGGGACTGCGGAGGCTGTTGGACGAGGAGCGGTTCGACCGGCCCAAGAATCTGATGGGCGTGGAGATCGAGTTGAATATCGCGGGGCCCGACGGGATGCCGAGAATGATGAATGCGCAAGTTCTCGAGCGCATCGCGAGCCGCGACTTCCAGACGGAACTCGGAATGTTCAATCTCGAAGTCAATATCGCCCCGCACCGATTGGGCGGCCGGGTTCTCGACCGCCTCGCCGAGGAGCTGCGCACCGGCCTCGCCTATGCCCACCGTAAAGCGAACGAGGTGAACGCCGGCATCGTCATGATCGGCATTCTGCCGACCCTCGCCCACCACGATCTGGTCTCCGGGAACCTCTCCGACGTCGACCGCTACGCCCTGCTGAACGAGCAGATCGTGGCGGCGCGCGGCGAGGAGTTCGCCCTGGACATCACCGGCGTGGAGCGGCTGACCTGCACGTCCACGTCGATAGCGCCCGAAGCGGCGTGCACCTCCGTGCAGTTGCACCTCCAGGTCACCCCGGGGCGGTTCGCCGATGTGTGGAACGCGGCGCAGTGTGTGGCCGCCGCACAGATCGCCGTGGGCGCCAACGCGCCGTTCCTGTTCGGCCGTGAGCTGTGGCGCGAGTCCCGGCCGCCGCTGTTCCTGCAGTCCACGGACACCCGGCCGCCCGAACTGCAGGCGCAGGGCGTACGGCCGCGTACCTGGTTCGGGGAGCGCTGGATCTCGGACGCATACGAGCTCTTCGAGGAGAACCTGCGGTACTTTCCGGCGCTCCTGCCCCTCATGGACGACGAGGACCCGCTGGAGGCGCTCGACGACGGCCGTGTGCCGAGCCTTGCCGAACTCGTCCTGCACAACGGCACCGTCTACCGCTGGAACCGCCCGGTGTACGGCATCGCCGACGGCGTCCCGCATCTGCGCGTGGAGAACCGCGTCCTGCCCGCCGGCCCCACCGTCACCGACGTCATCGCCAACGCCGCCTTCTACTACGGCCTCGTACGGGCCCTGGCCGAGGAGACGCGGCCGGTGTGGAGCCGGCTGCCCTTCGAGGCCGCGGCCGACAACTTCGACACCGCGTGCCGCCACGGCATCGAGGCCCGTCTGAAGTGGCCGCGGCGCGGCAGATACGGCGGGATCGTCGAGGTGCCCGCGGTCTCGCTGGTCCGCGACGAACTGCTGCCGCTGGCCGCCGCCGGGCTCGACGCGTGGGGTGTGGAACCCGCCGACCGGGACTTCTACCTCGGCGTGATCGAGGAGCGGTGCAGGCGGCGGGTGAACGGGGCGTCCTGGCAGGCGGCGACGTACCACCAGGCACTGGAGACCGGGCTCGAACGCGAGGCCGCGCTCGCCGCCACCACGCGTCGCTACGCCGAGCTGATGCACTCGGGGGACCCGGTGCACACCTGGCCGGTGGGGCTGCCCGAACCCGCCGTCCTCAGCTGA
- the gcvP gene encoding aminomethyl-transferring glycine dehydrogenase yields MTATPRIPLSQLEQGIPFEQRHIGPDAEACAKMLAQVGYGSLDELTAAAVPDVIKNAEALNLPGARTEAEVLAELRSLADRNQVLDSMIGLGYYGTFTPPVILRNVMENPAWYTAYTPYQPEISQGRLEALLNFQTVVAELTGLPTSGASLLDEGTAAAEAMALSRRMSKVKDGVFLVDADVLPQTIAVIQTRAEPTGVEIVVADLSDGIPAEVAERGVVGVLIQYPGASGVVRDIKAVIEQAHELGAVVSVAADLLALTLLTSPGELGADIAVGTTQRFGVPMGFGGPHAGYMAVREKFARSLPGRLVGVSVDADGNKAYRLALQTREQHIRREKATSNICTAQVLLAVMAGMYAVYHGPEGLKSIARRTHRYATLLAAGLTAGGVEVVHGAYFDTLTVRVPGKAEELVSAAREGGVNVHQVDADHVSLACDETTTRKQLTAIWTAFGVEADIEALDAATEDTLPAGLLRSDAYLTHPVFHQYRSETAMLRYLRKLADRDYALDRGMIPLGSCTMKLNATTEMEPVTWPEFGQLHPFAPAQQAQGYLTLIRELEERLAEVTGYDKVSLQPNAGSQGELAGLLAVRGYHRANGDEQRTVCLIPSSAHGTNAASAVMAGMKVVVVKTADDGEIDVDDLRAKIEKHRDELSVLMITYPSTHGVFEEHVADICAEVHEAGGQVYVDGANLNALVGLAKPGHFGGDVSHLNLHKTFCIPHGGGGPGVGPVGVREHLAPYLPNHPMQPAAGPETGVGPISAAPWGSAGILPISWAYVRLMGGEGLKRATQVAVLSANYIAKRLEPHFPVLYTGPGDLVAHECIIDLRPLSKETGVSVDDIAKRLIDYGFHAPTMSFPVAGTLMIEPTESEDLVEIDRFCEAMIAIRAEIEKVGGGEWSADDNPLRNAPHTAAALSGEWEHDYSREEAVFPAGVVAADKYWPPVRRIDQAYGDRNLVCSCPPLDAYED; encoded by the coding sequence ATGACCGCCACCCCTCGCATCCCGCTCTCACAGCTTGAGCAGGGCATTCCCTTCGAGCAGCGGCACATCGGCCCCGATGCCGAAGCATGCGCCAAGATGCTCGCGCAGGTCGGCTACGGCTCGCTCGACGAGCTGACCGCCGCCGCGGTGCCGGATGTGATCAAGAACGCCGAGGCGCTGAATCTGCCCGGGGCGCGCACCGAGGCCGAGGTCCTGGCCGAGCTGCGCTCGCTGGCCGATCGGAATCAGGTGCTCGATTCCATGATCGGGCTCGGCTACTACGGGACCTTCACGCCGCCCGTCATCCTGCGGAACGTCATGGAGAACCCTGCTTGGTACACGGCTTACACGCCGTACCAGCCCGAGATCTCCCAGGGGCGGCTCGAGGCGCTGCTCAACTTCCAGACCGTCGTCGCCGAGCTGACCGGACTGCCCACCTCCGGTGCCTCCCTGCTCGACGAGGGGACCGCCGCCGCCGAGGCCATGGCCCTTTCGCGGCGCATGAGCAAGGTCAAGGACGGCGTTTTTCTTGTTGATGCCGATGTGCTGCCGCAGACCATCGCCGTCATTCAGACCCGTGCCGAGCCGACCGGCGTCGAGATCGTCGTCGCCGATCTGAGCGACGGCATCCCGGCCGAGGTCGCCGAGCGCGGTGTCGTCGGCGTACTGATCCAGTACCCGGGTGCCTCCGGTGTCGTACGCGACATCAAGGCGGTCATCGAGCAGGCGCACGAGTTGGGGGCCGTGGTCTCCGTCGCGGCCGATCTGCTCGCCCTGACGCTGCTCACCTCGCCCGGTGAGCTCGGTGCGGACATCGCGGTCGGCACGACGCAGCGGTTCGGTGTGCCGATGGGCTTCGGCGGGCCGCACGCCGGATACATGGCGGTGCGCGAGAAGTTCGCCCGCAGCCTGCCGGGCCGGCTCGTCGGTGTCTCCGTCGACGCCGACGGCAACAAGGCCTACCGGCTCGCGCTGCAGACCCGTGAGCAGCACATCCGCCGCGAGAAGGCGACGAGCAACATCTGTACGGCACAGGTGCTGCTCGCCGTCATGGCCGGGATGTACGCGGTCTACCACGGGCCCGAGGGCCTCAAGTCCATCGCGCGGCGCACCCACCGCTACGCGACGCTGCTGGCCGCCGGCCTCACCGCGGGCGGGGTCGAGGTCGTGCACGGCGCGTACTTCGACACGCTGACCGTGCGGGTGCCCGGCAAGGCCGAGGAGCTTGTCTCCGCGGCCCGCGAGGGTGGCGTCAACGTCCACCAGGTCGACGCCGACCACGTCTCGCTGGCCTGCGACGAGACCACCACGCGCAAGCAGCTGACGGCGATCTGGACCGCGTTCGGGGTCGAGGCGGACATCGAGGCGCTCGACGCGGCGACCGAGGACACCCTGCCCGCCGGTCTGCTGCGCTCCGACGCGTACCTGACGCACCCGGTCTTCCACCAGTACCGCTCCGAGACCGCGATGCTGCGCTACCTGCGCAAGCTGGCCGACCGTGACTACGCGCTCGACCGCGGCATGATCCCGCTGGGCTCCTGCACCATGAAGCTCAACGCGACCACCGAGATGGAGCCGGTCACCTGGCCCGAGTTCGGGCAGCTGCACCCCTTCGCGCCCGCCCAGCAGGCGCAGGGCTACCTCACCCTCATCCGTGAGCTGGAGGAGCGGCTCGCCGAGGTCACCGGGTACGACAAGGTCTCGCTGCAGCCCAACGCCGGTTCGCAGGGCGAGCTGGCGGGTCTCCTCGCGGTCCGTGGCTACCACCGGGCCAACGGCGACGAGCAGCGCACCGTCTGCCTCATCCCGTCCTCCGCGCACGGCACCAACGCCGCGAGCGCCGTGATGGCCGGCATGAAGGTCGTCGTCGTGAAGACCGCCGACGACGGCGAGATCGACGTCGACGACCTGCGCGCCAAGATCGAGAAGCACCGCGACGAGCTGTCGGTGCTTATGATCACGTACCCGTCGACGCACGGCGTCTTCGAGGAGCACGTCGCCGACATCTGCGCGGAGGTGCACGAGGCCGGCGGGCAGGTGTACGTCGACGGCGCCAACCTCAACGCGCTGGTGGGCCTTGCCAAGCCGGGGCACTTCGGCGGCGACGTCTCGCACCTGAACCTGCACAAGACCTTCTGCATCCCGCACGGCGGCGGCGGTCCCGGCGTCGGCCCGGTCGGTGTGCGCGAGCACCTCGCGCCGTACCTGCCCAACCACCCGATGCAGCCCGCCGCGGGTCCCGAGACGGGTGTCGGACCGATCTCCGCCGCGCCGTGGGGCTCCGCGGGCATCCTGCCGATCTCCTGGGCGTACGTACGTCTCATGGGCGGCGAGGGGCTCAAGCGCGCCACGCAGGTCGCGGTGCTCTCCGCGAACTACATCGCCAAGCGGCTCGAGCCGCACTTCCCGGTGCTCTACACCGGTCCCGGCGACCTCGTCGCACACGAGTGCATCATCGACCTGCGGCCGCTGAGCAAGGAGACGGGCGTCAGCGTCGACGACATCGCCAAGCGGCTCATCGACTACGGCTTCCACGCGCCGACCATGTCGTTCCCGGTCGCCGGGACGCTGATGATCGAGCCGACGGAGAGCGAGGACCTGGTCGAGATCGACCGGTTCTGCGAGGCGATGATCGCCATTCGCGCGGAGATCGAGAAGGTCGGCGGCGGCGAGTGGTCCGCCGACGACAACCCGCTGCGCAACGCGCCGCACACCGCGGCCGCGCTGAGCGGCGAGTGGGAGCACGACTACAGCCGCGAGGAGGCCGTCTTCCCGGCCGGTGTCGTCGCGGCCGACAAGTACTGGCCGCCGGTGCGCCGTATCGACCAGGCGTACGGCGACCGGAACCTGGTCTGCTCCTGCCCGCCGCTGGATGCGTACGAGGACTGA
- a CDS encoding DinB family protein: MTRSERLAEQVDWYWHKNLRPRLDGLTDEEYFWEPVRGCWSIRPRGTSAAPMSTGSGEWAMDFASPGPVPAPVTTIAWRLAHIIVSCLGYRVGWYFGGQDVDSETFAYAGTADEALKQLDEMYGRWNAGVRELSDADLENPPAVGPERFPMENRVLHVNRELIHHGAEISLLRDLYRWHDGAAPTP; encoded by the coding sequence ATGACAAGAAGCGAGCGGCTCGCGGAGCAGGTGGACTGGTACTGGCACAAGAACCTGCGGCCGCGGCTGGACGGTCTTACCGATGAGGAGTACTTCTGGGAGCCGGTGCGTGGCTGCTGGAGCATCCGCCCGCGTGGCACGTCGGCCGCACCGATGTCGACAGGTTCGGGGGAGTGGGCGATGGACTTTGCGTCCCCTGGCCCGGTGCCGGCGCCGGTGACCACGATTGCCTGGCGGCTGGCGCACATCATCGTCTCGTGCCTGGGCTATCGGGTCGGATGGTACTTCGGCGGTCAGGACGTCGACTCCGAGACATTCGCCTACGCGGGGACCGCTGACGAGGCTCTCAAGCAGCTCGATGAGATGTATGGGAGATGGAACGCGGGGGTCCGCGAACTCTCGGACGCTGACCTGGAGAATCCGCCCGCGGTGGGTCCCGAGCGGTTTCCCATGGAGAACAGGGTCCTGCACGTCAACAGGGAGCTGATCCATCACGGCGCCGAGATTTCCCTGCTGCGCGACCTCTACCGCTGGCACGACGGAGCCGCGCCGACTCCGTGA